The Allocoprobacillus halotolerans nucleotide sequence TTCGATTGCTTATGAAAGATTGGAAGATTTTGATATCATTGTTTGTTGTCCGCATTTAAATATGTATGTTAAACAATTTATAAAAGAATATGATGTAAAAATTCCTATTTATGTTTTACCACCAAGAATGTATGGAAATATGGAAATTGATGAAATTTATCAGGATGTTCAAGATTTGTTGGTCATATATGAAGATACACATATGAATCCTGTTCATTTTCCAGGCGAAGATCATGTATTAAAAATTAAACGACATAAAGCATATAAACATGTTTGCAGAACATCTTAGTTGATGTTCTGTATTTTTTGTAAAAAGTTAGAAATAAAAAAAGAAAAATAGAAAAAAATTGCGTATATAAATAATAGGAGGGTTCTTATTAAAATGATGTATATTTACAATAAGCAAATATTGTTGTATAATGTCTATGAACCCTCCTGAAATATATTGAAAGGAGGTCATTATGAAAGATTTGAAAGTTGATGATGTCATTAGAGATTTCTTCAGAAATCCTGAAC carries:
- a CDS encoding PTS sugar transporter subunit IIB; the protein is MIRVLLCCGGGFSSSYVAERMKKEIVEKHLDQELYMEFSPFSIAYERLEDFDIIVCCPHLNMYVKQFIKEYDVKIPIYVLPPRMYGNMEIDEIYQDVQDLLVIYEDTHMNPVHFPGEDHVLKIKRHKAYKHVCRTS